The following coding sequences lie in one Sorghum bicolor cultivar BTx623 chromosome 6, Sorghum_bicolor_NCBIv3, whole genome shotgun sequence genomic window:
- the LOC110436385 gene encoding cellulose synthase-like protein H1 — MASAKTKLQLQLQERVPLPRTAWKLADLAVLFLLLALLAHRVSSLMVAVGGGGGAAWCCVAALICEAWFTVVWLLNMNAKWNPVRFDTHPERLAERMSDGELPAVDMFVTTADPKLEPPLVTVNTVLSLLALDYPAGKLSCYVSDDGCSAATCYALREAAEFAKLWVPFCMKHGVKVRAPFVYFSERGGAAADDDDAEFLRAWTSMKNEYEELVRRIENAEESLVRRGDGEFAEFVGADRRNHPTIIKVLMWDNSSNDDSKNAAGDGIIPSLIYVSREKRPTQHHYFKAGAMNVLTRVSGVVTNAPIMLNVDCDMFANNPQVALHAMCLLLGFDDELHSGFVQAPQKFYGGLKDDPFGNQMQVIYEKVGFGVAGLQGIFYGGTGCFHRRKVIYGVPPDSTTTIGIKDSPSYKELHKKFGSSKELIESARSIISGDMFRTPTEVVADLTSLIEAAKQVSACSYETGTSWGQEVGWVYGSMTEDVLTGQRIHAAGWRTALLNPDPPAFLGGAPTGGPGSLTQYKRWATGLLEILLSRHNPFLLAAFKRLDLRQCVAYLVIDVWAIRAPFELCYALLGPYCVIANHSFLPKASEPGFVILLALFLGYNVYNLGEYKDCRLSVRAWWNNHRMQRIVSSSAWLLAFLTVVLKTLGLSETVFEVTRKEQQSTSDGGADAVADPGRFTFDSSPVFIPPTALTMLSIVAVVFGAWRLVAGEGEGVPSPSGPGVGEFVCCGWLVLCFWPFVRGLVSKGSYGIPWNVRLKAALLVAAFVHLSTWK; from the exons ATGGCGAGCGCCAAGACgaagctgcagctgcagctgcaggagAGGGTCCCGCTCCCCCGCACGGCGTGGAAGCTGGCCGACCTCGCCGTTCTCTTCCTGCTCCTGGCCCTCCTCGCTCACCGTGTGTCCTCGCTGATGGTggccgtcggcggcggcggcggcgcggcgtggTGCTGTGTCGCCGCGCTCATCTGCGAGGCGTGGTTCACGGTGGTGTGGCTCCTCAACATGAACGCCAAATGGAACCCGGTCCGCTTCGACACGCACCCTGAACGCCTCGCCGAACG GATGAGCGACGGCGAGCTTCCGGCGGTGGACATGTTCGTGACGACGGCGGACCCGAAGCTGGAGCCGCCGCTGGTGACGGTGAACACGGTGCTGTCGCTGCTAGCGCTGGACTACCCCGCAGGCAAGCTGTCCTGCTACGTCTCCGACGACGGGTGCTCGGCGGCGACCTGCTACGCGCTGCGCGAGGCCGCCGAGTTCGCCAAGCTCTGGGTGCCCTTCTGCATGAAGCACGGCGTCAAGGTCAGGGCCCCCTTCGTCTACTTCTCCGAGCGTGGCGGGGCCgcagccgacgacgacgacgctgaGTTCTTGCGCGCTTGGACGTCCATGAag AACGAGTACGAGGAGTTGGTCCGCCGGATCGAGAACGCCGAGGAGTCTCTAGTCcggcgcggcgacggcgagttcGCTGAGTTCGTGGGTGCTGACCGCAGGAATCACCCGACCATAATCAAG GTCCTGATGTGGGACAACAGCAGCAACGACGACAGCAAGAATGCTGCAGGCGATGGAATAATCCCAAGCCTCATATACGTCTCGCGGGAGAAGAGACCCACACAGCACCACTACTTCAAGGCCGGTGCCATGAACGTCCTG ACGAGGGTGTCCGGCGTGGTGACCAACGCGCCCATCATGCTGAACGTGGACTGCGACATGTTCGCCAACAACCCGCAGGTGGCACTCCACGCCATGTGCCTCCTCCTGGGCTTCGACGACGAGCTCCACAGCGGCTTCGTTCAGGCGCCGCAGAAGTTCTACGGCGGCCTCAAGGACGATCCTTTCGGCAACCAGATGCAGGTCATATACGAG AAAGTTGGATTTGGAGTTGCCGGACTTCAAGGCATATTTTACGGCGGGACAGGTTGCTTTCACCGTAGGAAAGTCATCTACGGCGTGCCACCAgactccaccaccaccatcggCATCAAAG ATTCACCATCTTACAAGGAGCTGCATAAGAAGTTTGGCAGCTCGAAAGAACTGATCGAGTCGGCGAGGAGCATCATTTCAGGGGACATGTTCAGAACACCAACTGAGGTTGTGGCAGACCTAACGAGTCTCATCGAAGCAGCCAAACAAGTCTCCGCCTGCAGCTACGAGACCGGCACGAGCTGGGGTCAGGAGGTCGGCTGGGTCTACGGGTCCATGACCGAGGACGTCCTGACGGGGCAACGCATCCACGCCGCCGGCTGGAGGACGGCGTTGTTGAACCCCGACCCGCCGGCGTTCCTCGGCGGCGCGCCCACCGGCGGACCCGGCAGCCTCACCCAGTACAAGAGGTGGGCGACGGGCCTGCTGGAGATACTCCTCAGCCGCCATAACCCGTTCCTTCTCGCCGCGTTCAAGCGCCTCGATCTCCGGCAGTGCGTCGCCTACCTAGTCATCGACGTGTGGGCCATTAGGGCACCCTTTGAGCTGTGCTACGCGTTGCTCGGACCTTACTGCGTCATCGCAAACCACTCCTTCCTGCCAAAG GCGTCAGAACCGGGTTTCGTCATCCTGCTGGCCCTGTTCCTAGGTTACAACGTGTACAACCTGGGCGAGTACAAGGACTGCCGGCTCTCGGTGCGCGCCTGGTGGAACAACCACCGGATGCAGCGGATCGTGTCGTCCTCCGCCTGGCTGCTCGCGTTCCTCACCGTCGTCCTCAAGACGCTCGGCCTCTCGGAGACGGTGTTCGAGGTGACGCGCAAGGAGCAGCAGAGCACGTCTGATGGTGGTGCGGACGCCGTCGCCGACCCGGGGCGGTTCACCTTTGACTCGTCGCCGGTGTTCATCCCGCCGACAGCGCTCACGATGCTGAGCATCGTCGCCGTCGTCTTTGGGGCGTGGAGGCTGGTCGCCGGTGAGGGGGAAGGCGTGCccagtcccagtggcccgggcgtCGGGGAGTTCGTGTGCTGCGGTTGGCTGGTGCTCTGCTTCTGGCCGTTCGTGAGGGGGCTCGTCAGCAAGGGAAGCTACGGCATCCCCTGGAACGTCAGGCTCAAGGCTGCCCTGCTTGTAGCCGCGTTCGTGCACTTGTCCACATGGAAGTAA